Genomic segment of Methanolobus mangrovi:
AACATGACAGTAAATGGCGTGGAATGCATCAGGATGGAGCTTGGAGAGCCGGATGAATCAGGACGCAGAAGTCCGGTTCCTATGGAAGGTTCCGAGCACGTAGTTGATGCTGATATTGTCATTATAGCCATAGGTACTTCACCTAACCCTATGATATTCTCAGGCTCAACCGGTCTGGAAACCAATTCAAGGGGAACCATCATAGTTGATGATTCCGGAAAGACATCCCTTGATAATGTCTATGCCGGTGGGGATGCTGTGACAGGTGCTGCAACAGTTATCAGTGCCATGGGCGCAGGCAAGATCGCTGCACAGGCAATAAATGAGTATCTTACTAACTGATCTTGTAATCCGGCTTTGTCCGGATCACTTTCTTTTCTCTTCTTTTTCTGAACATCTTTTTAAGCTGGTGTATGCTTAATGGTATCAATGAAAAAAGGCAGGTCTTTTTCGGATAAATCCAAAACCTCACCCCTCAAGAGTGTAAATTCTTCTTCCAGAGTAAACAAAGCTCTTGATAGTAAAATACCAAAGAGAGATCCTGCTCAAAAAAAGCCGGCTCAGAGATATGCAAGTAACGAGAAGGATTACATCTTCTGGTGTATGGATTGTAATGTTCCCCTGATCGAAAAAGGCTGTAATACTTGTGGAAAAGAAGGCAATAAGATTGATCTGTCACAGCCGGCAGATGTGAGATTCTGTTCTCCGTATGAACGAAGTGTTCTCCATGATCTGCTTTTATCTTCCTTTGCCTATGACCCATTGGCTGAGAGGGTCGTTCTACTGAATAAAATACCAGGAGACGATAAGAACGATGAGGTCATAGTCGATGGTCTGTTCTTTGGCACGCTCCGTTTTGATATGCAAAGAATGGACTACGTTTTCGAGCCATCAGTTTCAGGAGCACACATCCTTCAGGTGTATACCAATCAGAAAACCGTAGTCCTGAAAAAGAATTCCAGACATCTCAATGGTAAAAAGGTGAATTATGACCTTGTAGAATCTGTTTCTTCCGATGTCCGGTCGAATGATATCATTCTTGTAAGGTCAAGCAACCTAACAGGATTTGGTGTAGCATACTGCGATGCAAAGGATGCACCTTCTGCAGATGGTCCTGTGATAAGGGTTCGAAAGATAGATTCTCAGCAGGTTTCATTGAATCCTAAAAATTCCACAATGGATGATGTGATAGCTGCAAATGTATCTCACATACGTCTTATTGGAAAGAATGCCATGAATACAATAAAGGGCATTGCCAGTCAGAAAGATTACAAAGACCTGCCTGTCAATGTATCCTTCAGTGGCGGAAAGGATAGTCTTGTGGTGCTTGACCTGACTCTGAGTGCACTTAAGAACAGGGAAGTCCAGGCTTTTTTCCTGAATACTGGTATTGAATTCCCTGAAACTGTGAAATTTGCTCACAATTATTGTTGGGATAGCAACATCAAATTGATCGAAAAGAAGGCAGTGTCTGATTTCTGGGAAAATGTGGATTCATTCGGTCCTCCTGCAAAGGATTTCCGATGGTGTTGTAAGATATGCAAACTTGCTCCTGCAAATGCAGCCATAGAGGAATGTCTTGAGAAGGCTCCCACATGCATAACTGTGGATGGTAAAAGAAGATACGAGTCTTTTTCCAGGGCCAATATTTCCACAAGTGAAAAGAATCCATTTGTTCCCGGCCAGCTCAATATTTTTCCCATAAAAGACTGGAAGGCAATAGAGGTCTGGTTGTACATCTATTGGAGGAAGCTTGACTATAATCCGCTTTATGACCTTGGATTTGAAAGGGTAGGATGCTACCTGTGTCCTGCAGCCCTTTCAGCAGAATACAAGCGCCTTAAGGTCCTGCATCCTCAATTACATGAACGGTGGGAATCGTTCCTTATGCAGTGGGCAGAAAAGAATGGACTGTCCGATAAATTCATAGAGCATGGCTTATGGAGGTGGAAAGAACTCCCTCCCAAGATGCTAAAACTCTGTGAGGAAATGGGAATATCTCCATCTGCAAGTGTTAGTGACTCATCATTCACTATCAATATCACTTCAGGAATATCTCCATGTAAGGCTGGTGGTTATAGTATTGAAGCTTCGATACATGGTTTTTCCATGAAAAGAACTTCGGATGTAATGAACATCATCGGAAAAACAGTTTTTTCAGAAGAACTTGGTCTTCTGATGGTACGGACTGATTCATCCGCGGTGAAGATATTCTCATCCGGGAGCCTTGTGGTAAATTCTGAAAATAAGGCTGCTGCAGATTCTCTTTTCAGGGAAGTATCGCGCCAGTTATTGAAAGCTCACAGGTGTACGGGCTGTGGAATATGCCTTAAAGTCTGTCCGGTGAATGCTATTGCTATAAAAGATGGTTATGCACAGATAAATGATAGTTGTATCAGGTGTGGTAAATGCACGGATTCATGTGTAGTGCTCAAATATGCGGATAAATTATCCTGATTCAGGTGTGCAATCCTTTCACAGTGAATTATTAATAGGTTCATATATTATATAAATCAAGGAAAAGAATATTTGAAGGATATAAATTGTTATGATAAATCAGGATGGGCTTTCGCGTATAATCGATAGTAAGTGGAAACTAGTTTCTCTTATAGCAGTTTTCTCCCTGTCAGTCCTGTTCGTGTACATACTCTTCCCCCTTGCTGACGGTATTGTTCTTGGCCTTGTATTTGCCTATATTGCCCGCCCAATTTTCATGAAACTGAAAAGATTCAGGAAGACTGCAGCTCTTGTGGCAACGATGTGCATAGTTGTTCCGGTTGTATTCATAATCGGTTCCGGAGTAATTGAAATACTTCGTCAGATGGTGTGGGTAATTGAAAACCAGGGTTATGTCATTAATACAGCATTTGATTTTTTCAGGTCTATAGACATACCTGCAAGATACACTGCCGATGTACAACAAATGATATGGAATATTTCCACATCTTTCTTTCAACTGCTGAGCAAGATTGGAATTATATCGTATGCTCAAAATCTGATGATGTTCGCTATAAACCTGCTTGTTGCAATATTCTTATGTTACTTTTTACTTGCAGATGGTGATGGTCTTTACAGGTCCGTATTGCGGATAGTTCCAACTGAATACAAGCCTACTGCTATACGATACTTATTTCATCTTGATGTGATTTTGCAGGGTGTTTTCATAGGGAATGCTTCAGCGGCATTGATTGCAAGTGTTCTTTCTCTGGCGGTTTTCTATGCATTTGGGTTTAGCCATGTACTTGCGCTGTCCGCCCTTATATTCGTTGCATCCGTTATTCCTATGTTTGCAGGTTACATGGTTCTGCTTGCTTTATCTTTATATCGTTATCTGGATATGGGTCTTGAAAGTGCAGTAGTGTTTTTCGTCGTTTCATCCATAATCATCTATGGCCCTCCTGAACTCTTCCTGCGTCCTTACCTTTCAAGTATTAAATCCCAGATACATCCTTTCCTTATACTCCTGGCATTTATGGGTGGTGCGTTTGTAGGTGGTATTGCAGGTTTCTTCATGGCTCCTATTGTATTGGGTGCGATAATCGCAGCATACCGGGTTTATACGGGCAATGACGGGCCGGTTTGTGCACAGAAAAATGCTCATTTTTGCGAAAAAGAAGTTGCAGAATGAATGGGCATTTAAAGCGACTCATTTTATGGGTCCGGGCCTTTATTTGTTCCTTAATGACTTGAAAAAGGTTATTAACGATTGGTCTAATTAAGATAGCAGAATCTTACAGGTGAATTTATGCAATTATTACTGATCCATTCTGATTATATTGAATACGAAGTGAAAAAGAGCACCCCGGTTGCTGAAAAAATAGAAGAGTCCTTTAAAAAAGGCAGACTCGAAGAAGCTCTTACTGCATTTATCGCAGTGGAAAAAGTAGATGAGTCCAACGTAGAGGGTGCTATCTCAAAAGCTGTAGAAGAGATAAAAAACGTGGCTTCACAGGTCAAAGCGGAAAACATAATGGTATATCCGTATGCTCACCTGAGTTCTGATCTATCTTCTCCAAAGGCGGGAGTTGCTGTCCTGAAAGGTATAGAAGAAGCACTTTCCGGGGAATTCACTGTTAAGAGGGCACCATTCGGATGGTACAAGGCTTTCAAAATAAGCTGTAAAGGCCATCCGCTTTCCGAGCTATCACGTTCAATAGTTCCTGATGAAGTTGCTTCAGGTTCAGAATCATCTTCATGTCTGGCACCCGTAAAGGAAGAAGTGGTGTCCGAAGCTCTCAAAGCCGAGAGCACAGCAAAATCATACTGGCATGTCCTAACTCCGGATGGAACTTTGCATGATGCAACTAACTTTGATTTTACAGGACATGAGAATCTCGGAAAGTTTGTGGACTATGAGATTTCCAAGAAGAGGGCTGTTGAAAAGGCACCACCACATGTTGAGCTGATGCGCAGGTTGGAAATAGCTGATTATGAACCGGGATCGGATTCCGGTAATATGCGCTATTATCCGAAAGGCCGCCTGATGAAATCACTGCTGGAGAACTATGTGCTTGAGGAGTCTGCAAAAGTTGGTGCAATGGAGGTCGAGACACCTCTTATGTATGATATGAATCACCCGACTCTGAAAAAGTATCTTGACAGGTTCCCTGCCCGCCAGTATTCTATTGAATCTGACAAGAGGCAGCTTTTCCTCAGGTTCGCCGCCTGCTTTGGTCAGTTCCTTATGAACCATGACATGACCATTTCCTACAAGAATCTGCCATTGAAAATGGTAGAGATGACCAGGTACAGTTTCAGGAAGGAGCAGCGTGGGGAACTTGTGGGTCTGAGACGTCTGCGTGCTTTCACAATGCCTGACATGCACAGCCTGTGTGCAGATATGGACAATGCAATATCCCAGTTTGATGAGCAGTACAATATGTGCATCTCTGTTCTGGACAAGATTGGTATCAAGGTTGACGACTTTGAAGTTGCTATCCGTTTTACCAGGGATTTCTACAATGAGAACAAGGATTTCATTACAAACCTTGCAAAGACTGTGGACAAGCCTGTACTTATTGAGATGTGGGATACTCGTTTCTTCTACTTCGTACTTAAATTCGAGTTCAATTTCGTTGATGCTCTTGCAAAGGCAAGTGCGCTTTCAACTGTGCAGATAGATGTTGAAAATGCTGAAAGGTATGACATCAACTATATAGATTCCAATGGAAATGCCAACAAGCCTGTGATCCTTCACTGCTCCCCAAGTGGTGCAATTGAGCGCTGTATCTATGGCCTGCTTGAAAAAGAAGCAATGAAGGCCGAAGAGGGTGGAGTTCCTATTTTGCCATTATGGCTTTCTCCTACTCAGGTAAGAGTAATACCTATAGCAGAAAAGCACATGGATTATGCTTTAAAGGTATCTGAGCAACTTAACTGTCGTGTTGATATTGATGACAGGGACGATACCGTAGGTAAGAAAATACGTGAGGCAGGACGTGAATGGATTCCTTATGTTGTAGTTGTTGGTGACAGTGAGGTAGAGAATGGTACGATCAATGTAACCATCCGCGCAGAATCTCAGCCAAAGAGCCCTGTGAAGGTAGAAATGACCTCTGAAGAATTAAATGCCAGAATCTCATCTGAGGTTCAAGGAATGCCTTATAAAGGTCTGTGTCTGGCAAAAATGCTTAGTCAGAGGCCAAAATTCATATAAACCTTTCATACAAATTAACCTGTATGCAGGGTGAGATATCTAATGCAGAGGAACGTTCCTCTGCAACAATACTTGTCAGGGGAAGGGTGCAGGGAGTCTATTTTCGTAAATTCACTGTAGAAAATGCAAGAAAACTGGGTCTGACAGGATTTGCGCAGAACATGCCGGATGGAAGTGTTAAGGTCTTTGCTGAAGGTGAAAAATCCTCCATACAGGAGCTGATCGTTTTTCTGCATACGGGCCCTGCCCAGGCCAGAGTTGATGGTCTTGAGATCTCATGGTCTTCTTTTGCTTCAGAATTCCAGGATTTCAGCATTAAACGGTAGTTTGCCTATCTATTATTTATATATTAATAAAAGGTCATAGTTGCCTTTTCCGATTAACTTTAATAGTCTTATTGCTGATTTCTTACCAATGGGAAACATAATCATTGTAAGATATGGTGAACTTGCCTTAAAGAGCACGGGCGTTCGTAACTTTTATGAAAGGACTCTGGTGAAAAATATATCCGCAATGCTGGATCACCGTGGTATACCTTATTCCCGGATAATGCGTGAATGGGGAAGAATATTCATCGAAACCGAAGATATAAGGGCTGCAAAAGCAGCAGCAGATGTTTTTGGAGTTGTGTCTGCTTCTTTTGCGCAAGAGACGGATGCCACAATTGAGTCTGCAGGTGACTTATGTGCAAAGCTTGCGGATACTTTTGTTACTGAGGGCCAGTCATTTGCTATCAGGGCCAGACGCACAGGTAACCATAGTTTTTCATCACGTGAGATTGGCATGAAATGTGGTGATGCAGTATGGAATATGCTGGAGGCAAAAGGTATTACTCCTTCTGTGGACCTATCAAATCCTGACCGGGAAATATTCGTGGAAATGCGCCAGAGCAAGGCATACGTTTTCACAGAATCAATAGAAGGTGTAGGTGGACTTCCATTGGGAACTCAGGGTAAAATGATATCTCTTGTTTCAGGAGGAATTGATTCTCCGGTTTCCACATGGCTCATGATGAAAAGAGGTGTGGAGGTTGTGCCTGTTTATTGTAATAATTCTCCTTATAATGAAGACGCTGCCCATAAGCGCACAATGGATTGTCTAAAAGCGCTTCAGGAATGGTGTCCAAGTCATCCTTTCAAGGCATATGAAGTTCCAAACGGTTCCAACCTTGGGAATTTTATAGATAAATGTTCTAAGAACAAAACATGCCTTCTCTGTAAACGTACCATGTACAGGATAGCTGCTGAAATAATGAAAAAAGAAGATGCTTCAGGTATAGTTACCGGTTCATCTCTTGGCCAGGTAGCTTCCCAGACGGCAGCTAATATGTATGCTGAAATCTACGGTCTTTGTCTTCCTATATATCATCCGTTGATAGGTCTTGACAAAAATGAGATAATAGATATTGCAAGAAAGATAGGTACTTTTGACATATCCATCCAGCCTGCTGGAAGTTGTCAGGCAGTCCCGATACATCCTGAGGTAAAAGCTGGTTTTGACTCACTGATTGCAGAGGAAGAAAAAATCGATATTGATGATCTTGTTCGCAAGTCAATTGAAAATGCAAGAATTATGGATCTGACCATCTGAGTCGGATTCTATCTATCTTTTTTGTTGTGTATTATTCATTTGCACATTTAGAATACATTTACTTTGCATGTTTTATTTATTTGTTCTGCCCATATATTGAGTAAGATGATTATGATTTTATCATGTGTTCATAGTCTCTATGTTTTTTGGGAGTGATGCAAAACTATTATATATAATCGTTTACAATGCACAATTAGGCGCACAAACACACAACAAAGTGAATTTTTAGCACAAATTTCATCCTTTATCTCTCGTCCATTCCCTCAATTATTCCCGTGCGCCTAAAACCTTTTTACTGTTTTCTCATCAGTATTACCTTTCAACAATACTTTTTCTGCCGAGAGTAACTCTTATATAAATATCGTGCATATAATATTCCTAGATTTATAATAATGCTTTTTAATCAATAGTTGGTTTATATGAGTGAACTTCCATGGGAGAATAAAAAAATAGCAGAGATTATGTCCTCAGCAGGTGATGAAGCGAAGCTATCGCCGGATGCTTCTACTATTAAAAAGGGTGCAACTCCCCCGATTCCTGATATATTAGCAAATGCTTTTGCAGATATGCAAATGGAAGAGGCAAAAATAGATACTCAAGAACCTGCATCAGACGTTAAGTTTAATCAAC
This window contains:
- a CDS encoding phosphoadenosine phosphosulfate reductase domain-containing protein, with amino-acid sequence MVSMKKGRSFSDKSKTSPLKSVNSSSRVNKALDSKIPKRDPAQKKPAQRYASNEKDYIFWCMDCNVPLIEKGCNTCGKEGNKIDLSQPADVRFCSPYERSVLHDLLLSSFAYDPLAERVVLLNKIPGDDKNDEVIVDGLFFGTLRFDMQRMDYVFEPSVSGAHILQVYTNQKTVVLKKNSRHLNGKKVNYDLVESVSSDVRSNDIILVRSSNLTGFGVAYCDAKDAPSADGPVIRVRKIDSQQVSLNPKNSTMDDVIAANVSHIRLIGKNAMNTIKGIASQKDYKDLPVNVSFSGGKDSLVVLDLTLSALKNREVQAFFLNTGIEFPETVKFAHNYCWDSNIKLIEKKAVSDFWENVDSFGPPAKDFRWCCKICKLAPANAAIEECLEKAPTCITVDGKRRYESFSRANISTSEKNPFVPGQLNIFPIKDWKAIEVWLYIYWRKLDYNPLYDLGFERVGCYLCPAALSAEYKRLKVLHPQLHERWESFLMQWAEKNGLSDKFIEHGLWRWKELPPKMLKLCEEMGISPSASVSDSSFTINITSGISPCKAGGYSIEASIHGFSMKRTSDVMNIIGKTVFSEELGLLMVRTDSSAVKIFSSGSLVVNSENKAAADSLFREVSRQLLKAHRCTGCGICLKVCPVNAIAIKDGYAQINDSCIRCGKCTDSCVVLKYADKLS
- a CDS encoding AI-2E family transporter; protein product: MINQDGLSRIIDSKWKLVSLIAVFSLSVLFVYILFPLADGIVLGLVFAYIARPIFMKLKRFRKTAALVATMCIVVPVVFIIGSGVIEILRQMVWVIENQGYVINTAFDFFRSIDIPARYTADVQQMIWNISTSFFQLLSKIGIISYAQNLMMFAINLLVAIFLCYFLLADGDGLYRSVLRIVPTEYKPTAIRYLFHLDVILQGVFIGNASAALIASVLSLAVFYAFGFSHVLALSALIFVASVIPMFAGYMVLLALSLYRYLDMGLESAVVFFVVSSIIIYGPPELFLRPYLSSIKSQIHPFLILLAFMGGAFVGGIAGFFMAPIVLGAIIAAYRVYTGNDGPVCAQKNAHFCEKEVAE
- a CDS encoding threonine--tRNA ligase; this encodes MQLLLIHSDYIEYEVKKSTPVAEKIEESFKKGRLEEALTAFIAVEKVDESNVEGAISKAVEEIKNVASQVKAENIMVYPYAHLSSDLSSPKAGVAVLKGIEEALSGEFTVKRAPFGWYKAFKISCKGHPLSELSRSIVPDEVASGSESSSCLAPVKEEVVSEALKAESTAKSYWHVLTPDGTLHDATNFDFTGHENLGKFVDYEISKKRAVEKAPPHVELMRRLEIADYEPGSDSGNMRYYPKGRLMKSLLENYVLEESAKVGAMEVETPLMYDMNHPTLKKYLDRFPARQYSIESDKRQLFLRFAACFGQFLMNHDMTISYKNLPLKMVEMTRYSFRKEQRGELVGLRRLRAFTMPDMHSLCADMDNAISQFDEQYNMCISVLDKIGIKVDDFEVAIRFTRDFYNENKDFITNLAKTVDKPVLIEMWDTRFFYFVLKFEFNFVDALAKASALSTVQIDVENAERYDINYIDSNGNANKPVILHCSPSGAIERCIYGLLEKEAMKAEEGGVPILPLWLSPTQVRVIPIAEKHMDYALKVSEQLNCRVDIDDRDDTVGKKIREAGREWIPYVVVVGDSEVENGTINVTIRAESQPKSPVKVEMTSEELNARISSEVQGMPYKGLCLAKMLSQRPKFI
- a CDS encoding acylphosphatase, with product MQGEISNAEERSSATILVRGRVQGVYFRKFTVENARKLGLTGFAQNMPDGSVKVFAEGEKSSIQELIVFLHTGPAQARVDGLEISWSSFASEFQDFSIKR
- the thiI gene encoding tRNA uracil 4-sulfurtransferase ThiI produces the protein MGNIIIVRYGELALKSTGVRNFYERTLVKNISAMLDHRGIPYSRIMREWGRIFIETEDIRAAKAAADVFGVVSASFAQETDATIESAGDLCAKLADTFVTEGQSFAIRARRTGNHSFSSREIGMKCGDAVWNMLEAKGITPSVDLSNPDREIFVEMRQSKAYVFTESIEGVGGLPLGTQGKMISLVSGGIDSPVSTWLMMKRGVEVVPVYCNNSPYNEDAAHKRTMDCLKALQEWCPSHPFKAYEVPNGSNLGNFIDKCSKNKTCLLCKRTMYRIAAEIMKKEDASGIVTGSSLGQVASQTAANMYAEIYGLCLPIYHPLIGLDKNEIIDIARKIGTFDISIQPAGSCQAVPIHPEVKAGFDSLIAEEEKIDIDDLVRKSIENARIMDLTI